One genomic segment of uncultured Desulfobacter sp. includes these proteins:
- the pth gene encoding aminoacyl-tRNA hydrolase, whose translation MTDSKRLLAGLGNPGDQYSRTRHNIGFDVVDALADRAGCRVNKEKFNAAYTGARMGLQEILLVKPLSYMNRSGVPIQKLAAYFKINIEDIIVVHDDMDLAFGKIKIVQGRGHGGHNGIRSIIEAFGQKACVRVRVGIGRPVSDRSVTGHVLGKYTPDEQACLDQVIDDACDACLSILEKGVVKAMNLVNSSR comes from the coding sequence ATGACTGACTCAAAACGATTATTAGCGGGTCTGGGAAATCCTGGAGATCAGTATTCCCGGACCCGTCATAATATTGGCTTTGATGTGGTTGATGCTTTGGCGGATCGGGCCGGGTGCCGTGTGAACAAGGAAAAGTTTAATGCCGCCTACACCGGCGCACGTATGGGGCTCCAGGAAATCCTTCTGGTTAAGCCCCTTTCGTATATGAACAGAAGCGGTGTTCCCATCCAGAAGCTGGCAGCCTATTTCAAAATCAATATAGAGGATATCATTGTGGTTCATGATGACATGGACCTTGCCTTTGGAAAGATAAAGATTGTGCAGGGCAGGGGGCATGGCGGCCATAACGGCATCCGTTCAATTATTGAGGCCTTTGGCCAAAAAGCATGTGTCCGGGTTCGGGTGGGTATTGGCCGACCCGTAAGTGATAGGTCTGTGACCGGACATGTCCTGGGTAAATATACCCCGGATGAACAGGCCTGTCTTGATCAGGTTATTGATGATGCCTGTGACGCCTGCCTTTCTATCCTCGAAAAAGGTGTGGTCAAGGCCATGAATCTCGTTAATTCCTCACGATAA
- a CDS encoding ribose-phosphate pyrophosphokinase, translated as MNGLSIFAGNSNAPLAERISEYLAKPLGRLKVNRFSDGETQVEIHENVRRREVYVIQSTCKPVNDNLVELLLLVDAFRRSSAAKVTAVIPYFGYSRQDKKVAPRVPISAKVVAELLERTGVDRVITMDLHAGQIQGFFNVPVDNLYAAPIIIDDIKIRFSDDIIVVSPDAGGVERARAYAKRLDAGLAIVDKRRSAPNQAKAMAIIGDVKDKIALVIDDMVDTAGTLTEAAGVIRENGAKEVHAYCTHPVLSGPAIDRITQSSLSSLVATDTVPLSEEARSCGKIKTLSIAKLVGEAIMRSYRGDSVNSLFV; from the coding sequence ATGAACGGCCTGTCAATTTTTGCCGGAAACTCCAATGCCCCTCTTGCAGAAAGAATATCGGAATATTTGGCCAAACCTCTGGGGCGATTAAAAGTAAACCGTTTCAGTGATGGGGAAACCCAGGTCGAGATTCATGAGAATGTACGTCGGCGGGAAGTTTATGTTATTCAATCCACGTGCAAGCCTGTGAACGATAATCTGGTGGAACTTCTGCTGCTCGTTGATGCCTTCAGGCGCTCCTCTGCTGCCAAAGTGACTGCGGTGATTCCCTATTTTGGCTATTCCCGTCAGGATAAGAAGGTTGCTCCCAGGGTGCCCATCAGTGCCAAGGTGGTTGCAGAACTGCTTGAAAGGACCGGTGTCGACAGGGTCATCACCATGGACTTGCATGCCGGACAGATCCAGGGCTTTTTCAATGTGCCCGTAGATAACCTTTATGCCGCCCCCATTATTATTGATGATATAAAGATTCGTTTCAGTGATGATATCATTGTGGTTTCTCCGGATGCAGGCGGGGTGGAGCGTGCCAGGGCCTATGCTAAGCGGTTGGATGCTGGCCTTGCCATCGTGGATAAACGCCGCAGCGCACCCAATCAGGCCAAGGCCATGGCTATCATCGGAGATGTGAAGGACAAAATCGCCCTGGTCATTGACGACATGGTAGACACTGCGGGGACTTTGACCGAAGCTGCCGGTGTTATCAGGGAAAACGGTGCCAAGGAAGTGCATGCCTATTGTACCCATCCGGTATTGTCAGGTCCAGCCATTGACAGAATAACACAATCATCTTTGAGCTCCCTTGTTGCAACGGATACCGTACCCTTATCGGAAGAGGCCCGTTCCTGTGGCAAGATAAAGACGCTTTCCATTGCAAAACTTGTCGGAGAGGCCATTATGCGCAGCTACAGGGGAGATTCTGTAAATTCTTTATTTGTATAA
- a CDS encoding 50S ribosomal protein L25/general stress protein Ctc, producing the protein MELIELSVAKREATGKGAARRLRAENAIPGIVYGAKREPVKVSIDVTAFDKVIRENGTTGLFFDLGIEGETGRSVMLKDLQMDPFDLRYLHIDFHEIDMDEKVSIVVPVETEGESVGVKEGGMLQIIRRDLEVICKPKDTPESVKLDISELEIGDGIHVADIDLGSEIEIPFDTNFTVVTIVPPESGEDEEEIEEEAEIGEVAEDAEAEAAAE; encoded by the coding sequence ATGGAACTTATAGAATTAAGTGTCGCAAAAAGAGAGGCTACCGGCAAGGGTGCTGCCAGAAGATTACGGGCAGAGAACGCTATTCCGGGCATTGTATATGGCGCAAAAAGAGAGCCCGTGAAAGTATCGATTGATGTTACCGCCTTTGATAAGGTGATCCGGGAAAACGGTACTACAGGTCTTTTTTTTGATCTGGGCATTGAAGGGGAGACCGGCAGAAGTGTCATGCTCAAGGATCTTCAGATGGATCCTTTTGACCTGCGCTACCTGCATATTGATTTTCATGAAATTGATATGGATGAGAAAGTGTCCATTGTCGTTCCGGTTGAAACCGAAGGTGAAAGCGTCGGCGTCAAAGAAGGCGGAATGCTCCAGATTATCCGTCGCGATCTTGAAGTGATTTGCAAACCTAAGGATACCCCTGAAAGTGTTAAACTCGATATTTCAGAACTGGAGATCGGGGATGGCATTCATGTGGCAGATATTGATCTGGGTTCCGAAATTGAGATTCCTTTTGATACCAATTTTACCGTAGTCACCATTGTTCCGCCTGAGAGTGGTGAAGATGAAGAGGAAATTGAAGAAGAAGCTGAAATTGGTGAAGTTGCTGAAGACGCTGAAGCTGAAGCTGCTGCTGAATAG